The genomic window AACATTAGTAGGTAATGCCTCTTTTTTAGTGGAAAAAAGAATAGGTAGAGTAGTTCAATTTGGTACTGCAGGAATATTAGAAAAACAACTAGAAGCCTATGAAAATGGAACATTAGTCACAGCCTTAGACACTTATTGGTACCCTGATGAAGACCGTTTCGATTATCAATAATTGATATTTTCTTTCTCATTCCAGAGCTTTAAAATTTTCCTTAAACCTTTCTTATCCGAAACATATCATCCCACAACCCACCTCCCAACCCACTTTTTACCCTACCTTTGAATATGAAAAAATTGGAATCAAGAGAAGATATTGAGCTTTTGGTGAATTCGTTTTACGATAAAGTCGTTAAGGAGATCGGCTTTTTCTTTAATGAGGTCGCCAGAGTAGACTGGAATAAACATTTGCCGAAGATGTATGCGTTCTGGGAATCGGTTCTGTTTGGGCAGATGTCGTATAAAGGAAACCCGATGGGTGCGCATTTCCCGATCAATGAGATCCGGGCGATGGAGCAGAAGCATTTTGACCGTTGGCTGAAGCTTTGGACGGCCACCGTTGAAGAGCATTTCGCCGGGAAAATGCGGATCTGGCAATTTATAAAGCAGAAAACATCGCCAAACTGATGGCCTTTAAAATGGACCTGGCCCGAAGGCTGTAAGGGTTTAAGGTTTTGAGTTCAAGGTTTAAAGTTTAAAATTGAATTTAATATTGGGTTGAAGTTGTTATTAAGAAACGTAAATTCAGCTGTATTTAATTTATACCTTTGATAATACTGACAAGAGAAACTTCCAGCATCCCGCTTCTTTCTTCCAGCCGTTATCTGATTTCGGATTCGCATTATTCAAAACGGTCGACAGTGATCTTAACCGAAAAACCTCCAACACCCAGCTTCCTTCTTCCAGCTTATTGATTTGATTTCTACTTCGGATTCAAAATATTCAAGACGGCCGGCAGTGATCTTCACCGAGAACCTTCCAGCATCCAGCTTCCCTCTTAAGGCACAATCACTGTGAAAATATAAGCCGCCAGGTTCACCAACAATACGGTTCCGTAAAGTACGTTTGTTTTTCCGCGGCTTAAGGAGAGCATCACGATAAATACCGAAAGCGAAAGCAGGATCACATCTTTTTTATCCAGCCCCAAGACCAATGGGATATCGTAAAGGATGCAGACCACGGAAACCGCAGGAATTGTCAGGCCGATACTTGCCAGTGCAGAACCCAGCGCGAGGTTAAGGCTCGACTGGATCTGGTTGTTGCGCGCCGCCCGGATTGCTGCAACTCCTTCCGGAAGCAATACGACCGCTGCAATGATAACGCCGACCAACGATTTCGGAGCGCCGAAGCTCTGTACCATGTCTTCAATGGTGGACGATAGCCCTTTGGCCATCACCACAACAATAGCCAGGCAGATCACTAAAAATACAAAACTGATCGTTGTTTTTTTAACGGAAGGAGTATAGTTTTCTTCAGGATGCTCTTCCGGTACAATGAAATAATTCCGGTGTCTGACCGTCTGAACCATGAGAAAAACCCCATAAATTACCAGGCAGGCAATGGACACAAAAATCAGCTGCGCCTGGTTGTAAAAAGGACCATTAATGCTTGAGGTGAAATTGGGTAACACCAGCGTCAAAATCAAAATCGAAACAATACTCACCAGATACGTGGTGGCAGAAGTCCTCGCAAAGAACTGTTCGTAATATTTTACCCCGCCGACCAGGATACAGATCCCCAAGATCCCGTTCAGGATGAGCATCACCGCTGCAAAAACGGTATCTCTTGCCAAGGTAATGGCCTGATCACCTCCGGCGACCATCAGGGAAATAATCAAAGCAACTTCGAGAATGGTGATGCACAGGGCCAGGATAATCGTTCCGAAAGGTTCCCCGACTTTATGCGCAACCACCTCCGCGTGATGAACTGCCGACAGGACACTTCCCGTCAGCAATATCCCGGCAATCACGTCAAACAGGACGCCGGTTCCCATCAGTCCGGAAAAATAATAACCTACGGCCAAAAGGGGAAAAATGTACGTATAATGTAAGAATTCTTTTAATTTCATAAGCATCTGTAAAATACGAAAAATCAATGGTTTTTAAAATATCAAAAGGAAATATTCATAAAAACTTATTTCATTTACTGAGGATTATAAAACCAGTAAAAGGAGAAGGCATAAAATTAAAAATCTGAGATTTTTAAAAACTTTTGTACGCTTTCCAAGACAAGAAGCATTCAGCTTTTTATGCGGTATGAATATCTTTTGTAACTGTTCTGGTTAAAAAAGCATCAGTGTGGCCACAGATAAAAGTCCTGCAGGTCTGTTAGCATATGAAGCAGGAGCCCGATACCGACAATCCTGATATTTCCTTTGAAAAACAGCATCAAAAAATACACCGCAATAGCATAATAAGAATGCAGAAAATGAAATCCCACACTCGCCCGGTCCGGATCGAAAATCGGATCTGCCAAAAGATGATCGAGATCCACCAGCATGGTGGCCAGCAGGATCAGGTAAACCTTTTTCCAATGTTTCCGGTAAAAGACCAGGGCAATAAATACCGGAAAAACGAAATGCAGGAAATAATGTGTACAGGTTCTGAGTAAAGCAATATCTGAAGAATCCATATCTCTGAGTTTTTAAAACATTTAATGTGCACAATATCTGAAATGAGTTTTCTTTTTGTGACTACTTTAATTACATAAAATTTGAACGGCCTTTCTTTTTACGGCCTTAAAATCAGCGGAACCCTGTCTTTTTTAAATTGTAATTTTACATAATAATCCTGATTGCGGTTGCCATAAAAAATATATTCTAACCCAGAAATCATTTTCCTTTCTGCAGGAGACAACGTTTTCACCGTAGCAAGCAATAACGGATTGTTTTTTACGAAAATATAACTGGCTTTCAGCTCCGGCGGCAATGATACAGGTCTCCGGGTTGATCTTATGCTGATTCCGGTTTTATCTTTTGTGATAATGTTTGGCTGAAAGGGGATAGCGGTAAACTGATTTTGTACATTGATCCATTTCCTGTTATAAAAGTCCTGCATCGTTTTCTCCGGATCTGTACTTTTCAAAGCCAGTGCGTAATTCGGCTGTACGATCTTTTGCACAGTCTTTTTCTCAGTTTCATTAAAATTATCATCATAACCGTAGGTGATAATCGTGTCATTCACCTGTTCGAGCTGTGCCGCAGCCTGGACATGTTGAATTCCTGAAGTTCCGGTAATGCCGGTACTGAAAAGCCGCTCGATATGGGTGATGTTCTCTGCATCCAGTTCGGCATCGAGAAAAGTAATTCTGTTTTCAATTCCTGAAATAACCTGGTTGAAATTCTGTGGAATAAGACTGTTCGTGATCTCAATATCATTTTCATGGATATCAATCGAAAAATTATGCGTTCGCGTTCCTGAAATAAAAGAAATGCTTCCCGTACTGCCATCGATAAAAGAGCCGGCCTGAAAATCATTCTTTCCAGAATCCACAGAACCGGGTATGCTTTGAAAAGCTGCATCTGAAGTTCCGGCAATACAGTTTTCTTCGGTAATCATCACGAAAAGAAATTCTTTCTTAAATACATTTTTCCTTGTACGGATAAATTTCTGCTGTTTCAGGTAGCTGAAAAGTTCCTGCTGATCCTTAATCTCAAATACACTGTACCACTGGGAAATAGGAGTGTCCTTTAGATGAAAGACCTGTATAAAATCGGGAATTTTCAATCCTGTTGTAGGGATGGAAGCAGGAACCTTTCTATCCCTCTTTTGCCTCCACTGGGAAGGGTGCGTCAGAAACTCTGAAATATATTGCCGGGTAAGCTTTTTCGTATCCACCAAGACCAGGATATCCGTATTTTTCGGGACATATTTCAAGGTCTTGTTTTGATGGTACAATGCGAAATAAACCGTTGCTGCAATCAGAAGGGTAGCGAAAGCAATATATTTCTTTTTCATCAGAGAACCGGTACTTTCTTTTCGGATTCGTTGATTTTGTAGATCTCGTCGAACAGGTCGAAGAAATACATCAGGCTGTTTTCAGAAGAATTCCGGATCCGGTAATCGATTTCGGTCTGGATCTTTTCGCCTTTTGCCTCTGTCCGGAAATAAACCTCGCCGACATTTCTCCGGATCAGATCAAGCGTTTTTCTTTGTGGAACACTTTTAAACTCTTTTTCAAGGCCTGTTAAAAGCTTTTGCATATCGAACCGGCCGGATAAAGGATATTTAGCGGAATCTTTTGCCCAGTTTTTCGAGATCTCAGACTGGCTTTTCGGCTGCATATTGTCCGGTGATGAGGTAACATAAACGATACCGTCCTTCACCATAAAAAACAGCTGATCGAAATATCCCGTACTTTTTTCGTCTTTAAAAGAATACAGACCACCGTTTTTAGAAAAGTTTTTAGACGTTTTCTTATTGGTCGTCAGCAGCGTAAAGATGCGGTTCCAGTAGCCTTCATTTTCCGTTGCAAAAGCAAAAGTGAAATCGGGCATTACCACTTCTTTGGTTTTGGTCACTTCTTTCTCATTGTATTCGTCATCGTATTCGAAATCAGTATATTCCACGGTTTTGGATTTCAGTTCGTTCAGAACAAAAATTCCGTTTCCGGGTGCAATCTTGGTAATCGCTTCCTCATCCAGGACGATCTTCATCGTTTCCATAATCAATTCACTTTCGTTCTGATAATCAGTGTCTCCGGAATCTTTCAGGAAGGTGTACAGCATATCGAAATATTTGCTTCCGTCGACATTCATGGAGTAGTAGCCTACACTTTTATCGTTGATGAGGGCTGCCAGCTTTTTGTTCTTCTTTCCTTTGTACACCGCGGCAACGCTTTTCTGAACATCAGGATTTTTGTGCTGATAATTGTTGACCAGCCTTATCTTATCCTTATCAAAATACAGGTTGTATGAATAATTGGAGTTGTATAATGTAGAGATAAACGGCCCAAATTCATATCGTTTCATCATCTTTCCGTACAATCCGTTATTTACGATTTTTCCGTAATCGGTGTAGACAAAAACATCAGAGGCTCCGTCACGGTAAGCCGTCATTTCCTTCGGTACATCAAGCTCCAGGCTGGAATTGAAGTACTCGTCAAAAGACTGTTCCGCCAGTTTTCTTACGATTTTAAATTTTTCAATGTCGATGGAGTCCAGTTCCTTCTGAAAGGCCGCTTCTTCTTCAGGATCTTCTTCAGGGTCCTCCAAAATTGGCGGCGGAAGGGCTTCTTCCTCTTTCTCAGAATAATTCTTATCGGTGGATCCTTTCTTTTCTTCCGGATACTGATGGTGCTTTTCAAGATATTTGATATCCTTCTGCATTCTGGCAATTTCTGCATTGTTCTCCCTGATCTCTTCTTTCAGGGTCTTAATATCCTCTTTCAGGTATCCGATCTCCTCTTTGTAATCAAAAGCCTTTTCGACATACGCACTGTCCATTTCCGGTCCGGCAGATAAGCTGTCCATAGTGATAGCTGCAACGCTGTCGATTATTGCTGCTGCACTATCAACCACGGTTTCATCTTCCCAATTGTATGGTTTATTATAATTAATCATCTTCAGGACTGCACGGTTGCCGTTCCAGGCGATGAAAACATCGTTATCCAGACTTACGTAAGAATATTTGCCTTTTTTGGTAATTTCCAGCCCTTCCTTTTTCGTGGAATGGATGAACTCCTGGAATTTCTCCTGATTATCCAGAATGAAATGAGCCGTATACATCTGCACGGAATCGTTGAACGCAGCATAGTGGTATTGAGGCGCATCGTATTTAATTCCTGTTTTTGAATAGTCTGTCCAGGTCGGCTTTTTATTTTTTTTGGTAACTTCCTGCAGGAAAGGATTGAATTTTTCCCAGTTTACCTTTTTATCCAACTGTTTCCCGTTGATTTCCATATAAAAAAGGGCATCTTTCGGAAGCTTCATGCTTTGCTGTGCAAAAACGGATGTTACTCCAACGAACAGGAAAATAAAGATTTGTATTTTTTGTAAAACAGATTTCATGGTTGTGATGGGTTTATTGGAAGAGGATGGTATTCTGTATTTGTTTTTTCTGAAAAATCAGATCGAGAACAGGAGTTTCCAGTTTAACGGCTTTTCTGTTAGGCGAAAGCGAATACGCGGCATTGCTCTGAGATTTGATGGCATTCTCAAACTGCAGGACGGAAATGTATCGGGCATCATTGAAGATTTCCTTATCGGCCTTGCTCATTTTATCATAATCGCTTTTAAAAGTGCTGATTTTGTTTCGGGTAAAAGATTTACCGGTTAGGTTCTGGCTGTAAATCCGGGTCGGCACCATTTTGCCGATAATGTTCTTTGCTTTGAGCTGTTCCAGCCCGGCATTGATGTTTTCGATTTTTTTAAAATTACAGCTCAGCTTGATGATATAATTGTTAAAATCAACGGACGTTTTCACATCCGAAATTCCCGGCGTGGCTTTGAAAATACGGGCAGCTTCGTTTATCTTCGCTTCAATTTCCGGCCTTTTCGGAACTTTTTTTCCGTTAATCGTCTCCATTTTTGAAATGGAAGCGAGTCTTGTTTTGCTCTTGCTGGCGTTAAGGATCACCGTGTATTCCCCGGTGCCGTCTGCTTTTACGTTTACTTTTTCTAAAATATCGAAACAGCTGGTCAGCAGTAAGAATGGCAGCAGCAGGAAAAGATGTTTAATGAAATTTTTCATAATGGTTTTAATTTTCAGATCCGGCTTTTTAAATAATCCTGCTGCAAGTTTTCGTCCAGCTTTTCAATGGCATATCTCAGGCAGGTCCTTGGCATATCTTTGTAATATTTGTTTAAGTAATCGATGAGTTCCTTTTCGTTTTTCTGTCCCATTTCACGGAGGAGCCAGCCGTTGGCTTTGTGCATCAGGTCATGAGGGTGTTTCAGATTGCGGGTAACAAACTCCTTCGTCAGTTCAAAAGAACCCTTTTTTATATGATGCATCGTTCCCACTACAGCTATCCTTTTGTGCCACATTTCATCAGATCCGGAAAGTTTTCTTAATAAGTCTTCCTGCTGATTTTCAAAGCAGTACTGCCCCAATATTTTATAACAGCTTGAATCTACCAGGTCCCAGTTGTTGATGTATGGAAGATGGTTCAGATAAAATTCAACAATTTCATACTGATCTTCCTTGTCCTTTGTTTTTTCAAATTTTAAAATTAAAATGAAAAGCGCGGTCAGCCGGTGCTCATGATATTCTGAAGAAAGAAGGGTACTTAATTCTTCCAATGAAACCTTTGCATAGAATTCTTTCGCCACCAATCGTTGATCAGGGACTTTCACTCCCAGGAACAAGTCGCCTTCGCCATATTCTCCTTTTCCCGTTTTAAAGAACTTTGGAAAAAACGCAGCTTTTTCAGGTACGGAAAGAATAGCCAGTGCTTCTTTTATTTCTTGAATTGCAGAATTTGTTTCAGGGTAAGACATTGATTACTATATAATTATTTATCTTCTTTTAAAGCAACGCTTCCCAGTTTTTCTTCTTCGATGGCAATTTTATTCGGATTGGCAACTTTTGCAATGGTAAGTCCTTGAACGATAATGGAAAATACCACTACGCAATACGTAATGCTTAAAATAATCTCACTGTATTCGTTTTTGGGAACAGACATCGCCAGCGCAATAGAAACCCCGCCCCGGATTCCGCCCCACACCAGAACTTTAACGGTCTGTGGGCTGAAGGTCCGTTTCATAAATTTCGTAGGCCCCCAGATCGAAATGACTCTGGCCAGCAGCACAATCACAATGGCAACCAACCCCGGAAGGACAAAATGACTTAAGTCTTTGATCATCAATAACTCAAAACCGATAAACAGGAACAGCACCGCATTGAGAATTTCATCGATCAGTTCCCAGAATTTAATCAGGTAATCCTGAGTGATTGATTTCATTTTAAACTTAACGCTGAAATTACCCATGAACAGTCCCGCAGCAACCATGGTCAACGGTCCGGAAATATGCATCTGCCGGGCAATAAGATATCCTCCCATTACTACGGAAAGCGTTACCAGCACGGAAATAATATAATCATCCACCTCACGCATCAGCCTGGATGTAACCCAGCCCAGTATAATTCCCAGCAACAGCCCTCCGCCGGCTTCTTTCAGCAGCAGAAGCCCTATACTTTCAAGCCCTAAATCCACCTGCTCGCCAATGGCCAGCTGGAGAACTACCGAAAAGATCACTACGGCCATCCCATCGTTAAACAGCGATTCCCCGGCGACTTTTGTTTCCAGCGACTTTGATACATTAGCCTGCTTCAGAATACTTAAAACCGCCACAGGATCGGTAGGCGAAATTAAAGCTCCGAAGAGAAGGCAATAGATAAAAGGTAAATGGATTCCTAAGAAGGGGAGAAGGTAAAACATGCCAAATCCAACCACAAAAGTGGAAATAAGTACGCCGACTGTCGAAAAAATCACCACCGGCCGAAACTGTTCCTTAAGGTCGTCCAAGTTGATGTGGATCCCTCCTGCAAACAGCAGGAAATTAAGCATGGCGCCCATCAGGACTTCGGTAAAGTCGATGCCGGTCATCAGGTTGTGGAGGTGCCCGTAGGTTTTCGGTAAAACCGTTTCCCCGAACGAAACCAGAAATATGGAAACCACAATCGCGATCACCATAATCCCGATCGTACTCGGAAGTTTAAGAAATCTGTAGTTAAGGTATGAAAATATGGATGCTAGAACGATAAGAGCTGAAAATGAATAATATAATTCCACTAAGCTGTTTTTTTAGTTTAATTTTTTAATAATCAATATAAAGTACTTTAATATAAACTTTGTTGTTGTCTTTTTCCCAGATGTCGAGAATGCCGTCCCGGACGGATTTCGAACCTCTTGTATAATCCTGTCCGAGGTTCAGAATATTCAGCAGGATGTATTCGTCGCCTACGGAATTCACGAGATACGGTGTTTTTTCCGTTTTTCCATCGCCGGAAGATTTCATGCCGTCCGTTAAAGTTCGGAACTGGCTCAGGTGATACATGAAATTATCACCGTCTTTCTGATAGTCGTAGGCTTTCAGCAGGATCAGAAGAATATCCAGATTGGTGGGGTCTTTATCATAAAGGATTTTCCCCTGCCGGATACAGTCCTGAAAATTGTTGTTCTTAAAAGCCTCTGCCAAACTTTTGAAATCTGCATCGGTCGTGAGAACAGGATCTTTCTTAAAATTTCTTCCATAATAAAGATGCTGGGCCTCAAGGGTATCCAGCGACCGGGGATAGGCTTTATATTTAAAAACAAGCTTCTCGTAGTTAAAGGGAGATTTTTCGTTTTTAAGATCCTTTTCAATGGCTTTAAGATCAATTTTCGGTTTCTGGCTGAAACCGAAAACGGATACGAAAATCAATATCAGGAAAAAGTGATATTTCATTTATTCTTTTTTGCTTTCTTCTTCCTCATCATTATCAAAATATTCGAAAAGGAAATCGTTGTAAGGGAACCTGGAAATATGGATCTTCATCACTTCATCATAGATCAGCCTCTTCATTTCCGGGAAGTTCTCTTTCGTTAAGGCCGAAATGAATACCGTCGGGTATTTGGATTTGGCCATCCAGGTGTTTTTCCATTCTTCAAGGGAAATATTTTTCCTTGTCGACGGCGTAAGATCGTCTTCATCTTTTTTCTGATAGCTGAAATCATCGATCTTGTTGAAAACCATGATCATCGGTTTTTGATGGGCATTGATTTCCATTAAAATCTGATTCACGGAATCAATATGGTCTTCAAAACTTTCGTGGGAAATGTCCACCACATGGATCAGAAGGTCTGCTTCACGAACCTCATCCAGCGTAGATTTAAAAGATTCTACCAATTGCGTCGGAAGTTTCCTGATAAATCCTACGGTATCCGTTAAAAGGAAAGGTAAATTTCCGATCACTACTTTTCTTACCGTTGTATCCAGCGTCGCGAATAATTTGTTTTCCGCAAAAACTTCAGACTTCGACAAGGCATTCATCAAGGTAGATTTCCCTACGTTGGTGTAGCCTACCAAAGCAGCCCTTACCACTTTTCCGCGGTTGTTTCTCTGGGTAGCCATCTGCTTGTCGATGGTTTTCAGTTTGTCTTTCAGTAATGAGATCCTGTCGCGGATGATCCGTCTGTCGGTCTCGATCTCCGTTTCACCCGGTCCTCTCATCCCGATTCCCCCTTTCTGACGTTCAAGGTGGGTCCACATCCGGGTAAGTCGTGGTAAAAGATATTGGTACTGGGCCAGTTCGACCTGCGTTCTTGCGTATGATGTTGTTGCCCTCTGGGCGAAAATATCGAGAATAAGGTTGGTGCGGTCCAGGATTTTCACTTCCATTTCCCGTTCCAGGTTTTTCAGCTGGGAAGGGGAGAGTTCGTCATCGAAAATAACGGTACCGATGGCATTTTCTTTTACGTATTCTTTTATTTCCTGTGCTTTTCCGCTCCCGATAAAGGTTTTGGAATCAGGCTGTGTTAATTTCTGAGTAAAACGTCGGTCCACAGAGGCACCGGCAGTGAAGGCTAAAAACTCAAGCTCGTCCATATATTCCTGAAGCTTGTCTTCGTCCTGGTGCTGGGTAACCACCCCTACCAAAACGGCCTTTTCGTAATTATGTTCTTTCTTTTCTAGCATTAAATTCTATCTGTATTTGTAAGATTTACAAGATACCATTTTTCGTTAAAAAAAACAAGACGATTTTTTGTGGTAGCGGAATGCAGAGGTTTATTTAGCTATAATCTGATAAAGAATGATAGATTTAAAGTCCAGATCTGCCAGGATTTTATTATGACTCTATTTATTTATGATTGTTGTTCATATATATCGCCAAGGTAGGAGAAAAATAAATAAAGGCATCTTAAAAACAAAATATTTTTTAAAATACTTTATCGTTTCAGTTTTGTATATAAACTTGTTATAATTCTTATAATAAAAAACTCTTACTCAATAACGGGCAGAATAATTAATGCATTCGTTGTAAGGAATTTCAATCCCAATCCGCAGCAACAAACTTCATCCTGTTTCCTTCATCATCTTGTAATATCAGAAAATGCCCTTCCAGTTGGTAATGCTGCATCTTCTTTAAACTTCTTGAAAAATCATCTTCAAGTTTCATGTTTTGGCAGGCCATCAGTGTAGAGCTGATATCGGAAAATGCGGAGGTTCCATTCTTTTTAAACGAGGCGGTGAAAAACATTTTATTGCACCCCATAAAAGCGCCACCTTTTATTTTTCCATTTTCAGCGGGAGCTGTGAGATCGATCTCTGCTTTATTCCGGATTAAATCTTCCTTGGGATAATTCTTAAATGAAACAAGCATCCATTCCCTTTTAAGCTGGGGATTATTAAGGTTTGTGGAAGAGCAGTTCATCAGGAAATTTAGACCTAAAAGAACAAAAAGGGAAAGCCATATTCTTTTCATAGGCGCCTTAAATCCATTTTCGTACCATCGCGGACGCGGAACCGTAAAAAAATTAGTAAATTAGCGACACAAAAATTATTTAATACAATGAAAAGAATATT from Chryseobacterium sp. SORGH_AS_0447 includes these protein-coding regions:
- a CDS encoding calcium:proton antiporter, translated to MKLKEFLHYTYIFPLLAVGYYFSGLMGTGVLFDVIAGILLTGSVLSAVHHAEVVAHKVGEPFGTIILALCITILEVALIISLMVAGGDQAITLARDTVFAAVMLILNGILGICILVGGVKYYEQFFARTSATTYLVSIVSILILTLVLPNFTSSINGPFYNQAQLIFVSIACLVIYGVFLMVQTVRHRNYFIVPEEHPEENYTPSVKKTTISFVFLVICLAIVVVMAKGLSSTIEDMVQSFGAPKSLVGVIIAAVVLLPEGVAAIRAARNNQIQSSLNLALGSALASIGLTIPAVSVVCILYDIPLVLGLDKKDVILLSLSVFIVMLSLSRGKTNVLYGTVLLVNLAAYIFTVIVP
- a CDS encoding DUF6122 family protein — translated: MDSSDIALLRTCTHYFLHFVFPVFIALVFYRKHWKKVYLILLATMLVDLDHLLADPIFDPDRASVGFHFLHSYYAIAVYFLMLFFKGNIRIVGIGLLLHMLTDLQDFYLWPH
- a CDS encoding DNA alkylation repair protein yields the protein MSYPETNSAIQEIKEALAILSVPEKAAFFPKFFKTGKGEYGEGDLFLGVKVPDQRLVAKEFYAKVSLEELSTLLSSEYHEHRLTALFILILKFEKTKDKEDQYEIVEFYLNHLPYINNWDLVDSSCYKILGQYCFENQQEDLLRKLSGSDEMWHKRIAVVGTMHHIKKGSFELTKEFVTRNLKHPHDLMHKANGWLLREMGQKNEKELIDYLNKYYKDMPRTCLRYAIEKLDENLQQDYLKSRI
- a CDS encoding sodium:proton antiporter yields the protein MELYYSFSALIVLASIFSYLNYRFLKLPSTIGIMVIAIVVSIFLVSFGETVLPKTYGHLHNLMTGIDFTEVLMGAMLNFLLFAGGIHINLDDLKEQFRPVVIFSTVGVLISTFVVGFGMFYLLPFLGIHLPFIYCLLFGALISPTDPVAVLSILKQANVSKSLETKVAGESLFNDGMAVVIFSVVLQLAIGEQVDLGLESIGLLLLKEAGGGLLLGIILGWVTSRLMREVDDYIISVLVTLSVVMGGYLIARQMHISGPLTMVAAGLFMGNFSVKFKMKSITQDYLIKFWELIDEILNAVLFLFIGFELLMIKDLSHFVLPGLVAIVIVLLARVISIWGPTKFMKRTFSPQTVKVLVWGGIRGGVSIALAMSVPKNEYSEIILSITYCVVVFSIIVQGLTIAKVANPNKIAIEEEKLGSVALKEDK
- a CDS encoding DUF4919 domain-containing protein, which gives rise to MKYHFFLILIFVSVFGFSQKPKIDLKAIEKDLKNEKSPFNYEKLVFKYKAYPRSLDTLEAQHLYYGRNFKKDPVLTTDADFKSLAEAFKNNNFQDCIRQGKILYDKDPTNLDILLILLKAYDYQKDGDNFMYHLSQFRTLTDGMKSSGDGKTEKTPYLVNSVGDEYILLNILNLGQDYTRGSKSVRDGILDIWEKDNNKVYIKVLYIDY
- the hflX gene encoding GTPase HflX; its protein translation is MLEKKEHNYEKAVLVGVVTQHQDEDKLQEYMDELEFLAFTAGASVDRRFTQKLTQPDSKTFIGSGKAQEIKEYVKENAIGTVIFDDELSPSQLKNLEREMEVKILDRTNLILDIFAQRATTSYARTQVELAQYQYLLPRLTRMWTHLERQKGGIGMRGPGETEIETDRRIIRDRISLLKDKLKTIDKQMATQRNNRGKVVRAALVGYTNVGKSTLMNALSKSEVFAENKLFATLDTTVRKVVIGNLPFLLTDTVGFIRKLPTQLVESFKSTLDEVREADLLIHVVDISHESFEDHIDSVNQILMEINAHQKPMIMVFNKIDDFSYQKKDEDDLTPSTRKNISLEEWKNTWMAKSKYPTVFISALTKENFPEMKRLIYDEVMKIHISRFPYNDFLFEYFDNDEEEESKKE
- a CDS encoding META domain-containing protein, encoding MKRIWLSLFVLLGLNFLMNCSSTNLNNPQLKREWMLVSFKNYPKEDLIRNKAEIDLTAPAENGKIKGGAFMGCNKMFFTASFKKNGTSAFSDISSTLMACQNMKLEDDFSRSLKKMQHYQLEGHFLILQDDEGNRMKFVAADWD